A region of the Phaseolus vulgaris cultivar G19833 chromosome 11, P. vulgaris v2.0, whole genome shotgun sequence genome:
AGTTCATAAGTTATTTTAAGTgttctaaatatattttagattggaGTTGGTGCAGTTTGACTAAAAATTATGAGATGATAAATCTAGTTAGGCAAGGTGTAGATGTGGATTGAAGGATCTAATTAGTTTGTAGATTTCGTTAAGTCACGGACCTGAAAATAAGGATTACAAACTAACAAATTGAGGTAATTAGGTAGCCACAAAATGGAGTTTATTTGTTGAATTATATTctcatcactacaagaaaatcaataaataactGACAAATATTTGCGTAACAAAAATGCATACACATTTTCTGTCCATCAAATCCACGAAAAATCGAATTTTCCTTAAACTTTGAtaaatatgttatatatatatatatatatatatatatatatatatatatatatattagtcgTTGGTTTGTGATGCATTAGACATGCTTGTCTGAGACGGTAATATCAAGAAGTTCATTAAGGAGAAATGTTGATTACATATATTCCAATCAGTACACAAGAAGTGTACAAAAGGATTATACAATCATTATTGAGGTTGAAATGTGCCCTATCTCTCTATATAAATGTAGTACAATATAGTTATGATTTCATGGAGTAGGAATTGGCTTCAGAATTGGCAATGGTGGTAGAAGTGGCTTCTTGAATTTGGGATCAAGGGGTAGCTTAGGAATAGGCTTTTTGAAGAAATTATTTGGTTTTAAAAACTCCTCTGACTCAACAGTAGGGATGGGCTTTTTCACTGTAAAGGGTTTTGGAATTGGTTTAAGAATAGGAATTTGCTTTGGAATTGGTTTAAGAATAGGAATTGGCTTAACAATGGGAACTAGTTTTGGTACAGGCTTATATACTTTGACAGGGACTGGCTTCACAACAGGAATTATTTTTGGGATTGGCTTAACTACTGGAATTTGCTTGGTTGGGAAAAAACCTTTGAACTTTGCTTCTTGGTTGGGAATTGGCTTTAGAATAGGCTTAACTATGGGAATTGGTTTTGATGTAGGCTTATAAACTGGAAAAGGAAAGGGTTTAACAGTAGGTTTAACTATGGGAATTGGCTTTGGAATAGGTTTAAGAATATGGATTGGTTTTGGAAAAAATCCTTTGAATTTTGCTTcttcatcatctccttcaatACTTGCTTTTGCAAACTCTTCATTTGAAACCTTCCCATCTGTGTTCACCTCATTCCCTACATCagaaatgaataaatatatgcaagTCAAACACTCATAAATATTTTCTGCTACCTTCTAACAATCATACTGTTTTAATAAATGTAAGAAAGACTAACACAAAAACATATGATGATATTTCCTAAACTATGatcctaacaaaattattataatgtaTGTGTAAGTAATAGCATGAGCCAGAGACCTGTAATTTGAGTTGTGGCCAAAACAGAAGGAGCATAAGAGAAGGTGGCAAGGAAGAAGAACAGAAGTGCACATTGCAGAGTGAAACCTTTTGTCATTTAGAACACAAGTAATGAAAGCTGAAAAGGATATATCTGAAGGCTTGAGCAACTCCTTTCTCATATTCTCATTATTTATAATACCTACCTTCAATTGGGACTAACATTGGTCAATATCCTCATTACATGTTTTAAAGTATACTCCGAAATTTTAGAATTTGTTAAGGGATTACTATGTGGGTGATTCCAAATTTGTCATATGTTTAGAGAGGTCAATAGTGTTTAACACCGTTGTTGTTGCTGCTGCTGTGATAATGCATGGATGCTGTCTCCATTAAATGAGCCTCCCAAATTAGGTGCTTCTTTTCTTTGAGAGTTTTGGAGAAGAGAAATGCTGATTGGGAAAAAGGGTGATAGAAAGAAAAATACTAACGTAAGAATCTGTGTGCTTCTGCAGTTGCAACAATGAAAGTAGAAGCTAAGTGGGAAGGGTTATTCTTTAAAACAAACATGTTGTATGCATTTTAGTGTAAACACAACGTGGAGGAAGTTCATATCATTTTATGCAAGTAGCATGAAGATTCTAAAAATAAAGGTACAGTGATCCAAGGAAATTTTGGTTGGAAATGAGTATACCATagtaaagattttttttttttttatcagcaaagaaacCATAGTAGAGCATGATAAAGATATataactgtaccgtcccgtatcagggcgttgactaagtcaaggtcaaagtcaacgactggaaagtcaaagtcagctcgaggtgtcgcccagatgtagagacgccaagaggaggcgtcgcctaggcgaaggcgtcgcctaggtaaaggcgtcgcccaggtgagggcgtcgccagattaaacagtgtaaaagcaaggcaatcacggtgtggttccccgatacccatgggtaggaaagaccatggagggagcgacgtcgtgggaaagcctcaggtcccgatatctcgggaaagtgataaagagaagaaaaaggtggctccaaggccatagtgatagtaccagtaaagggcagcctgactcgcgaagtacccctgccgcccccgagacgccttcgggacagatacgacccaagaggaaggtcacgcccaggataaccgggtgcagggtgtgagaggaaggcagatacgctctcagagtaagtggctagatacttgggggcatgagttggcacccaaaaagccacccctagcgcagtagcactcccaagcaggaggacccacacgcagaaacgtccccagatgggcagaaacgcccccagatggggtcaaggcgtcgtgaggccctccacgtgtatgacagcaatgccggaatatAAACACCCTcaagtcaggtgccaggtaattaaagatattcaatacagtttccgtttttagcattcaggtactattatggctcccaagcgtttcaacgtcttaaatgcgttACGTTgtgtaaaagcgctttaaggcgctttaaatgctggggcagtttaaatagcgctgagaatgtcggaaaaagggttggaacctggGGCAAATTgacgagaaactctttggttgcttgcccgtgctttaaggttacgtacaagtgaccggAGAAGATTTTTGCCTAAAGGAGAcagcacacacacatatacacagtttcttttaccacccccagagtgccatacgcggtgctcagatacgtgggtggacagttttttggtgtttcttgctggctgacttgagcgtcggagtgcaaacggccgctagggcgcctctttgtcctcttttttgcaggaattcgcaggcaatcagtgggaaggagtccttagctgacggttgaagccacgcacgaagacgtcccggtcaaccggacggaacaataaCTCTGTTCActagagtttttataaaaagtgctatatatataggtattaaaaatgaaaaggaaaacttttAAAGTTTGAGGAACAGAATTATCACTTTAAAGAGTTTGGAATTGGCTTGTGAATTGGCAATGGTGGTAGAAGTGGTTCCTTGAATTGGGGAGGAAGAGATAATACTATCTATGCAGTTCAACTCATTAGTGAGATAAAGTTATTTTGTTATTGCTTGAAGATGGTTGAAGTGAATGATAAAGGTGAATTtgagaaactaaaaaataaggGAGGCAAAAGTTCTTAAAATagtattacaattaaaaaaaaattgatatttacTTTGACCCTTTGTATTTGAACTTATCTATGCTTGATGTAGTTTTGAACACCCAAATGAAAAAGAAACATCTCTCCCAGAATCATTTATTGAAGAGAGAATCCATCATTAACACACCAAGAACAGAGGtgttaaaacacttttgacctCTCTAAACAAACATCAACCACCCTCATTATGATGTAATGACTAATGACAAATCAATGCCATGTTTCTAGGTGCTGATAAAAAGAAATCATAAGATAGGCATTATAAATAATGTGATTTGCAACAACTTGTGACTCAAGCCTTCATACATTTCTCCTTTTAGCTTCCATTAGTTGTTTTAACAATGAGAATGTACTGTGCACTCTTCTGCTTCTGGTTTCCCTTGTTGCTCCTTTCCAACTTAGCTTCTGTTTTTGCCACAACTCAAATTTCAGGTTTCTATTCATTTCTGTTATTTATCAATGAAAGagttatttatttgaataactACATTTATGAAGGAAACACTTTTAGAATGTAATTGTTGTATGATGGGCTAATTTGAGGAATGGACATAATGTAAGAATTTCAGTTATTAACTTATACATTTATTGCATTTCTTATGTAGGCAATGAAGTGAACAAGTATGGGAATAATGCAGAAGGCCATGATGAAGAATCAAAATTCAAAGGATTGTTTACTAAACCAATTCCATTTGTTAAACCTATTCTAAAGCCAATTCCTGTTATTAAACCTATTCCAAAGCCAGTTCCTGTTGTTAAACCTATTCTAAAGCCAATTCCTGTTATTAAACCTATTCTAAAACCAATTCCTGTTATCAAACCTATTCCAAAGCCAGTTCCTGTTATTAAACCTATTCCTATTCCAGTTTTTAATAAGCCTGTACCAAAATCAATTTCCATTAAGCCCACACCAAAACCAATTCCAGACATAAAGCCAATTCCCAGTGAAGAAGTAAAATTCAAAGGTCTTTTCCCAAAACCTATTCCCAAAATTAAGGCAATACCAAAGGTAATTCCAGTTGTTAAGCCTATTTATATTCCAGTTGTTAAGCCTCTACCAAAGATAGTTCCCATTGTTAAGCCAATTCCTATTCTTAAACCTAAGCTAGTTCCCATTGTTAAGCCAATTCCAATTCTTAAACCTATTCCAAAACCATTTACTGTGAAAAAGCCAGTCCCTACAGTTGAATCTGAAGAACTTTTGAAACCAAAGCCCTTGTTCAAAAAGTATATTCCTAAAATACCATTTCATCACCAATTCAAGAAACCATTTGTAGCACCATTGCCAATTCACAAGCCAATTCCAACTCCTTAAAATGATGAGACTCTACATCTTCAAAAGTATAAGGACATCCCTTCCATTTGTAATGCCTTTATGTAAGAGTCACCATATTTAATTCAACCTCAATCATAGTTTGGATAATCCTTTGGTACCCCTCTTGTGTACTGAATTCCAAATATCCAAATATATATGTACTACATGTTTTTCCTTAATGAAGTTCTCaatattatgttaaaataagaaatgttgctataattttttatttttttgtttaattactATTTCCATTTGATATATGGAAGAgatgatataatatatatatatatatatatatatgtatatatatttctgattttttttacatcgaatataaaaagttttaaaataataatttaacgtacatgtataataaaattatttataatgttaGATTTATTATCGTATAGACAGCTTTATATATactattcatatatttttacatACAATACTAATTTTAATACATTTAGGATAAATTACttttagtaaataaaataaatttatttaaaaatcctaattaaacaaattattaaattagtCTTTTTTTCACCATTACaactaatatattattttaagatttgAACGAGTTTTAATAcataaattatgtaatataaaaaaaattatataaaaaatttcatgttaACTATCATTATGAAagtagtattattaaaaaaaatagaactaGATTAAAACCTAtacgttaaaaaaaaaatatatatatatatatatatatatatacttaatttAACCACTAAAAAAGTTAACATTTAATGGTTTTAATGTGAGTTTAATGTTTacacatactttttttttaaaagtcagTTATTTATCCaataaatacattattattaaaaaaatcattaaatattattttaaagattaaaaaattattaatatttaaattaatttctattattgataaataatttttaaattgagagttaaaaaacattttattaataataaaaattaattttaatatcaatatcaataactttttttagtttctaaccTAACAccttatttctttaatatagtcattaattatttttatctttaaaattgattttttttaaataattttcttgtaattaatgcatttgtaataatttaatgaaatgttattaaaatttaatgctatcagaatattataattaaattcttTTAATCAAGGAATAACACTTCACAAACACATTTCAATCATTGCAAATCTTTTTTCTGAAACACAACTCCACAAACACTCATGCATCAACTATAAATTGTCACAGGGAATCATTTGGGATATTATTGTTGCAACACTTCTTAAAGATCTTAGTGATGACAACAATGTCACATTCCTCTCTGACTATTCTTTTACTGTGTCTTTGTTACGTCTCTTTCTCAGAGGCTCTCAATGGTGGTTTCACTGTGGAGATCATCCACCGTGactcaccaaaatcaccactcTATCGTCCCACACAAACTCAATTCCAACGATTTTCCAATGCTGTTCGAAGCTCCATTCATCGTGCTAACCGTTTCAACCAAAGTTTTCTCTCTTCAAACACAGTTGGATCCACTCTAGCAGCAGACCTAGGTAACTACATCATGAGCTATTCAGTTGGAACCCCAGAATTCAAACTTTTTGGCATTGTTGACACAGGCAGTGACATAATTTGGCTACAGTGTCTACCTTGTAAAATTTGTTACAACCAAACCACTCCAATTTTCAATCCTTCAAAATCCAAGACCTACAAAACCCTTCCTTGTTCTTCTACTTCATGTAAATCAGTGACATACAACACTTGTTCTTCTCCTCAAGGGAAAAGTTGTGAATATAGTATTAGCTATGAGGATGGCACATACTCAGAAGGAGATCTTAGTTTGGAGACACTCAGTTTAGGCTCCACTAATGGCTCTTCTGTGCATTTTCCTGCAACTGTGATAGGATGTGGAAGGAACAATAGTTTTGTCTCTGAAGAGTTAAGTTCTGGCATAGTTGGTTTGGGAAGTGGACCTGTGTCTCTGATATCTCAATTGAGTTCTTCAATAGATGCAAAGTTTTCTTATTGTTTTGCAGCAAAAGATGACAAACCTAGCAAACTCAGTTTTGGAGATGCTGCTGTGGTTTCTGGGAGTGGCACTGTTTCCACCCCAATAGGTTTTCATGATCAAGAGACACATTACTACCTAACACTGGAAGCAATGAGTGTTGGAAACAACAGAATAGAGTTTAGAAACTCTTCATCTGGGTCTACTGGAGAGGGAAATATCATGATTGACTCAGGTACAACACTCAGTCTTGTGCCAGGTTATGTTTACTCAAAGTTGGAATCAGCAGTGGCAGCTGAAGTTAAGTTGAAACGAGCTAAGGATCCATTGAAACAGTTGAGCCTTTGCTATGAAGGTAAATTTGATGAAGTACATGCACCAGTGATAACAGCACATTTTAGAGGTGATGCAGATGTGAAGTTGAGTGTTGAGAACTCCTTTATTGATGCTGGTGATGGGATAGTTTGCTTTGCTTTCTTGGCAAGTGAAACTTTATCCATCTTTGGAAACATTTCTCAGAAAAACCTCTTGGTTGGCTATGATCTGCATAAGAAAACAGTCTCATTTAAGCCCACAGATTGTAGTAAACAGTGAtttgtttgtttgtgtttgGTCTAATGCTTGCAATAAAACCAAGTAATCAACATTccttgaaaatgtttttcaaacttaatacaaaattataatttatgctTGCATAATGATTTAGGTGAGTAATCAGTGACCATTTGAAAAATAGGGCTAAGACAGGGGTgacatttatgtttttttttcaacaaaaaataaataaaattaaaaaatattttaagatgtCATATACAATTGTcaaaatcacattttttttattagtaataaaaaataaataaaccacTTCAGCTGGTTCcagcaaaataaataaaagctaAAATTCAGAAGGACACTATATTACAGATTAATTATGCTGCAAAATCTGCATAGTTTAGAACACCCATAACCTTACAATTCCTTATATAATTTAGGATAGtccaacagtttttttttttatcagcaaagtcCAGCACCTTtgctgtaaaaaaaaataaaaatgtgtatTGTGTGCAGAAGAGAGTATATATTTTTCCCCAAGTCACCAACAAATTCAGATTAATAATTGGTAACATAGGTATTCTTAATttgagtttattttattttatattattttagattaatGATTTAGATTATTTCCTTTTTCACcaaaatgcttttttttttcttttctctctttcaaaATTCTTAATCTCAATTTCCATATATGGCTCCACTTTCTTTATTCACACTCAATCCCAAACAGTCTTTTTAACAACTGGTATAAAGTGAGATTCTTTTTAACAGGCTGGTCAAGATTTACTAGcatatttttgttgttgcatAAAGCAGGTTTTTTTTATggagaaaaaataaatcaataaatagaGGTATTTTAGGGATATCTCAATCCTACTACAAATCAACCTCGACCTAAATCATATGACAAAACTCCTTGTTCAAACCAAACAAGATAAGCAAAGAAGACAGATATAAACATGAAGAGTTTCAAATAGAGAAAAACTATCTAAACTTTTCTAACAGATCTCATACAAACCAAAAACTCAAGACATCAATCAGAGTACAAAAATCTTATCCTGCAGACTTTGAAGTTTACTCATAACCAGACTTTCACTTGCAACAtagtaaaaatttcataatgaTCTACTCTACTACTGTTGAAGATCATTTTATTCCTATGTTTAGGTTAAAAGAAGttttttgaatttcaaaaaGAAAGTTATGTTATTAAAGAATGAAATCCTCGTGAAATGGAACAAGATTTGTAGGCAATCATGCCAATTGAATTGGtgtctttttttatttgaaaaacaaccgGGAAAGAGTAATTAGTAGTCTTCTATATACTTTTATCCTATTGTTCACAACTATATTATTCTTATTGGAATACTTTGATAGTACCCTTTATTTTTGTGTAAAGGTTACAACATGCTGGTAATTTTAttcattgtttttttataagaaaattattatattaaaaggaATATGATGAAGGGGACTTAGATGTCCTCTTAACCGCTTGTACACTTAGGACCTTCATAGATGAGTTCTTGTATGGAGAAATCCTATAGATAGTGTGTTTGTTGCTAATGAGGTAATGGATgacattaaaagaaaaatgaaaagttgCTTAATAATGAAATGGATTTGGAATATCCATCAACTCGAATATTTTGATAAATTCGTTAAACTGAGCAATTTATCTACTATAATCAGATATCGAGACCACACTTTTTCTCTCCTCTTTCCGTCTGATAGAATTGAAGTTCCTAACAACGCACCACACCCTATTCTGTTGACTCTTCTTGATTTCACATATCTCATCCCAAACCTCCTTTCTATCTTTCAACGGACCAAAACTATACACGTTCACTATCGTAACTTTTACCCCTACTCCTACCTTCCAAACACCTTGATAATCGAAAAAAATCTCCCCTAAGAGCTAGTCAAATTGAAACTATTTCTTCTCCATATAGTGATAGGTCCTCCTGCAATATTAACAGCTCCGATTTCGATCTAGTCGATTTCGTTAAAACCCCAAAAATGGTAGTAACTCTCCTTATCAAACTCAAAGACTTTGTCTCTTGTAAGCAAATCATTCCAACCTTCTCACTTGAGATCAAATcacttaaatattttcttttagtgcTTCCTTCTAACCTCTTTATATTCATACTAATTAGACTTGTCATCAGAAACACAAATCTCCACCTATCTATTCCTGTTGTTTGGGTCCTACAAAAAAAGAAGCCTATTTAAAACGACTTCTTCTTCCCCTAACAGAGTGAAACTCATCTCCTTACCaatattcaatattttcttGGCTTCTCCGTAATCATTTTTCATATAAACCAATTTATTATCGTTTCTAATGGCATTGTCAGAGAAGAAGATCTTTGACCTTAACTCAAGCCGACTTAGATGCCCTCTCAACCACTGGTACACTTCCATCTCTCAATGGGTACGTAATTTCCTCCTTCCACCAATGTTGGCAAACATCCTTCCTATTGGACAACTGGCAAAGAGGGATTCCAACCCGGTGACCTTGGTCCTGGGAGAAGGAAAAACTACAATAGACTCGTCCAAAACTACCTTTTCACCTTTCCGTATGGACCCTAAGATGCTCATCTTCTTTACAATGGTTGTTGTCTCACTTTCAACCCCACGCATACCTTGCCCAGAACTTACAGCCACGGCCCAACTCACCGCATTGTCCTCTTCTACGTCACCCATCACCTCCACTACGAACGTGCCGTCGACGGAGCCGCTCCTTCCAAATCCCACAATTAAAAAGAATCTCACTTTATACCAGTTTGTTACAAAGACTATGTTTCAGATTGAGTGTGAATGAAGAAAGTGGAGCCATATGGAGATTGAGATTAAGAATtttaaaagagagagaaaagaaaaaaaaaaaaaaaaaaaggcattttggtgaaaacaaaataatctaAATcattaatctaaaataaaataaactcagATTAAGAATACCTATGTTACCAATTATTAATCTGAATTTGTTGGTGACTTGGGTTACATAAAATCCACCCAAGTCTTAGCCCTATTTTCCAAATGGTCACTGATTACTCACCTGAATCATTATGCAcacataaattataattttgtattaagtgtgaaaaacattttcaagaatGTTGATTAATTAGTTTTATTGCAAGCATCAATCATATACCAAACGCAAACAAACAAATCACTGTTTAGTACAATCTGTGGGCTTAAAGGAGACTGTTTTCTTCTGCAGGTCATACCCAACCAAGAGGTTTCTCTGAGCCATGTTTCCTAAGATGGAAAAACTCTCACTTGCCACGAAAGCAAAGCAAACTACCCCATCACCCCCATCAATAAAGGAGTTCTCAACATTCAACTTCACATCTGCATCACCTCTAAAATGTGCTGTTATCACTGGTGCATGTACTTCATCTAATTTACCTTTATAGCAAAGGCTCAACTGATTAAATGCATCCTCAACACGATCTAATTTAATTTCCTTTGCCACTGCTGATGCCAACTTTGTGTAAACATAACCTGGCAAAAGAGTGAGTGTTGTACCTGAGTCAATTATGATATTTCCCTCTCCATTAGACCCAGATGAAAAGTTTCTAAACTCTATTCTGTTGTTTCCAACACTCAGTGCTTCCAATGTTAGGTAATAATGTGTCTCTTGATCATGATAACCTATTGGGGTGGAAACAGTGCCACTCCCAGAAACCACAGCAGCATCTCCAAAACTGAGTTTGCTAGGTTTGTCATTTATCATTGGAAAACAATAGGAAAACCTTCCACCTATTGAAGAACTCAATTGAGATATTAGAGACACAGGTCCACTTCCCAAACCAACTATGCCAGAACTTTTTTCAGAGGAAAAACTATTATTACGTCCACACCCTATCACAGTTGCAGGAAATTGCACAGAAGAGCCATTAGTGGAGCCTAAAGTGAGTGTCTCCAAACTAAGATCTCCTTCTGAGTGTGTACCATCCTCATACCTAATACTATATTCACAAGTTTTCTCTTGAGGAGAAGAACAAGTGTTAAACACTGATTTGCATGAACTAGAAGAACAAGGTAGGGTTTTGTAGGTCTTGGAGTTTGAAGAATTGAAAACTGGAGTGGTTTGGTCGTAACAAATTTTACAAGGTTGACACTGTAGCCAAATTATGTCACTGCCTGTGTCAACAATGCCAAAAACTTGGAACTCTGGGGTTCCAACTGAATAGCTCATGGTATAGTCACCTATGTCTAGGGTTACATTGGACTCAACTGTGTTTGGAGAGACGGAAGTTTTGTTGAAACGGTTAGCACGATGAATGGAGCTTCGAACAGCATTGGAAAACCGTTGGAATTGAGTTTGTGTGGGACGATAgagtggtgattttggtgagtCACGGTGGATGATCTCCACAGTGAAACCACCATTGAGAGCCTCTGAGAAAGAGACGTAACAAAGACACAGTAAAAGAATGGTCAGAGAGGAATTTGACATTGTTGTCATCACTGAGATCTTTAAGAAGTGATGAAACAATAATATCCCAAGTAATTCCCATTGCCTGTGACAATTTATAATTGATGCATGAGTGTTTTGGAATTGTGTTTAGAGAAAAGATTTGCAATGATTGGAATGTAATTTGTGAAGTGTTTTCTTGATTAAAAGAATTTAATTAGAATATTCTGATTGCATtaagttttaataatattttcattaaattattcCAATTTATTAGAAGAAATTTATTGGacagaaattaattttaaaagacaaaaataattaattattatattaaataaattagattaataaattattaatatttaaattagtttttaaaatgttgtttaagatgctaatttagaaattatttatcaataataaaaactagtttaaatattaataattttttaacttttaaaataatatttgatttaattaatataataattaa
Encoded here:
- the LOC137832753 gene encoding proline-rich protein 4-like, whose translation is MTKGFTLQCALLFFFLATFSYAPSVLATTQITGNEVNTDGKVSNEEFAKASIEGDDEEAKFKGFFPKPIHILKPIPKPIPIVKPTVKPFPFPVYKPTSKPIPIVKPILKPIPNQEAKFKGFFPTKQIPVVKPIPKIIPVVKPVPVKVYKPVPKLVPIVKPIPILKPIPKQIPILKPIPKPFTVKKPIPTVESEEFLKPNNFFKKPIPKLPLDPKFKKPLLPPLPILKPIPTP
- the LOC137830312 gene encoding proline-rich protein 4-like gives rise to the protein MRMYCALFCFWFPLLLLSNLASVFATTQISGNEVNKYGNNAEGHDEESKFKGLFTKPIPFVKPILKPIPVIKPIPKPVPVVKPILKPIPVIKPILKPIPVIKPIPKPVPVIKPIPIPVFNKPVPKSISIKPTPKPIPDIKPIPSEEVKFKGLFPKPIPKIKAIPKVIPVVKPIYIPVVKPLPKIVPIVKPIPILKPKLVPIVKPIPILKPIPKPFTVKKPVPTVESEELLKPKPLFKKYIPKIPFHHQFKKPFVAPLPIHKPIPTP
- the LOC137826611 gene encoding aspartic proteinase CDR1-like; translation: MTTMSHSSLTILLLCLCYVSFSEALNGGFTVEIIHRDSPKSPLYRPTQTQFQRFSNAVRSSIHRANRFNQSFLSSNTVGSTLAADLGNYIMSYSVGTPEFKLFGIVDTGSDIIWLQCLPCKICYNQTTPIFNPSKSKTYKTLPCSSTSCKSVTYNTCSSPQGKSCEYSISYEDGTYSEGDLSLETLSLGSTNGSSVHFPATVIGCGRNNSFVSEELSSGIVGLGSGPVSLISQLSSSIDAKFSYCFAAKDDKPSKLSFGDAAVVSGSGTVSTPIGFHDQETHYYLTLEAMSVGNNRIEFRNSSSGSTGEGNIMIDSGTTLSLVPGYVYSKLESAVAAEVKLKRAKDPLKQLSLCYEGKFDEVHAPVITAHFRGDADVKLSVENSFIDAGDGIVCFAFLASETLSIFGNISQKNLLVGYDLHKKTVSFKPTDCSKQ
- the LOC137810532 gene encoding aspartic proteinase CDR1-like, with product MTTMSNSSLTILLLCLCYVSFSEALNGGFTVEIIHRDSPKSPLYRPTQTQFQRFSNAVRSSIHRANRFNKTSVSPNTVESNVTLDIGDYTMSYSVGTPEFQVFGIVDTGSDIIWLQCQPCKICYDQTTPVFNSSNSKTYKTLPCSSSSCKSVFNTCSSPQEKTCEYSIRYEDGTHSEGDLSLETLTLGSTNGSSVQFPATVIGCGRNNSFSSEKSSGIVGLGSGPVSLISQLSSSIGGRFSYCFPMINDKPSKLSFGDAAVVSGSGTVSTPIGYHDQETHYYLTLEALSVGNNRIEFRNFSSGSNGEGNIIIDSGTTLTLLPGYVYTKLASAVAKEIKLDRVEDAFNQLSLCYKGKLDEVHAPVITAHFRGDADVKLNVENSFIDGGDGVVCFAFVASESFSILGNMAQRNLLVGYDLQKKTVSFKPTDCTKQ